In the genome of Bremerella sp. P1, the window ACCAACTGCATGGAGTGCATCGACTTCTGCTTGTTCGGTGTGTACGGCGTCGACGGGGCCGAGACTATCCTGGTCGAGATGCCCGACAACTGCCGCAAAGGTTGCCCTGCTTGCAGCCGCGTGTGCCCGGAAAATGCGATCATCTTCCCGCAGCACAAAACGCCCACGATTGCCGGAAGTGATGAAGTCGCCGGCGGTGGCTTGAAGATCGATCTCTCGCAACTGTTCGGTAAGCCGAAGGAAGACGAAAAGTCACTCGATACGGCCGTCCGCGAACGGGACGAACAGTTACTGCTGGCAGGCCGCGAGGCTGTCGGTGAAGCCGTGGGCGTGCCGAAACGCCAGGCTGAAAAGGATGAACGCGCGAAAGACGATCTCGACGATCTGATCGATGCCGTCGACGAGTTGGATATCTAAGACTCGTTCGACCAGTGACTAGTTTCGATAGTCACTATGGCAAGCCGAGCAAGAAGCCTTGACCGCTTTGAGCGTTTTCGTGGCTTCTGACGTCTGATGAGCTTCGATCTGCTGCTTCAGCTTCTTGCTGAGCGATTCGCTTTCGGCCAGCATCTTGCGGAACTTCGCGTCGTACTGATGTTCCATCAGTAAGCGTCCTGTTTCATGCAGGCCTTCTTGCATCAGCAGTGCCTGCTGGGCTGGATCGAGATCGGCATGTTCTGGCGGGGCTTTCCAGTTGGCCTTCTCGCAAAGAACGAGCTGATCATAGATTCGATCAATCTTAGCCATCGCCGCGGCGACCGATTCCACCTCGGCCACTTCGACCAGCATCGGAAGCTCGGTCGTGATCGCAATGGGCTTAAAGTCGGTAATCTCTTTCCACAGCCCACCATAGTCGGAACTGGTACCGGCGCTCCGCATGAAGTCGAGGGCCTGATTCTCGGTCAGTCCGCCTGACTCATAGCAAGCGACCGCCGCGGCAGCCGGACCGCGATGCTTGCCGTGATGACAATGAAAGAAGATCTTGTCTTGCTGGAAGTCTTGCATCACCCGCTTGAGTGCAGCCTGTGCCTCGTCGGAGATGCCGTCGTAACCGATGGGGACATGAACGTACCGCATG includes:
- a CDS encoding tyrosine-protein phosphatase, producing MRIAVCLLVLLLGSTVLGQDPSKLPHGEHLPGVDNVLKVTRNVVSGSQPHGEEGFKTLKELGIDVIVSVDGATPDVENARKYGMRYVHVPIGYDGISDEAQAALKRVMQDFQQDKIFFHCHHGKHRGPAAAAVACYESGGLTENQALDFMRSAGTSSDYGGLWKEITDFKPIAITTELPMLVEVAEVESVAAAMAKIDRIYDQLVLCEKANWKAPPEHADLDPAQQALLMQEGLHETGRLLMEHQYDAKFRKMLAESESLSKKLKQQIEAHQTSEATKTLKAVKASCSACHSDYRN